DNA sequence from the Streptomyces sp. NBC_01497 genome:
CACCACCCGGCGGCGGTTCATCCTCGCCGACACCCCGGGGCATGTGCAGTACACCCGCAACATGGTGACCGGCGCGTCCACCGCGGAGCTGGCCGTCGTCCTGGTGGACGCGCGCAACGGCGTGGTGGAGCAGACCCGCAGGCACGCGGCGCTCGCCGCGCTGCTGCGGGTGCCCCATGTGGTGCTGGCCGTCAACAAGATGGACCTGGTCGACTACGCGGAGCCGGTGTTCGCGCGGATCGCCGCCGAATTCACCGCGTACGCCGGGTCGTTGGGCGTGCCGGAGGTGACGGCGATTCCGATATCCGCCCTCGCGGGCGACAACGTCGTCGAGCCGTCTGCGCACATGGACTGGTACGGCGGCCCGACCGTCCTCGAACACCTGGAGACGGTCCCGGTCAGCCACGACCTCGCGGACTGCCCGGCCCGCTTCCCCGTGCAGTACGTGATCCGTCCGCAGTCGCCCGAGCACCCCGACTACCGGGGCTACGCGGGCCAGATCGCGTCCGGTGTGCTGCGCGTGGGTGACGCCGTGACGGTGCTGCCGTCCGGCCGGTCCTCGACCATCGAGGGCATCGACGCGCTCGGCGAGAGTGTGAGCGTGGCCTGGGCGCCGCAGTCGGTGACGCTGCGGCTCGCGGACGACCTGGACGTGTCGCGGGGGGACCTGATCGCCCCGGCGGCGACGGCGCCCGGCACGGTACGCGACGTCGAGGCGACGGTGTGCCACGTGGCGGACCGGCCGCTGACGGTGGGTCAGCGGGTGCTGCTGAAGCACACCACACGCACGGTGAAGGCGATCGTGTCGGACATTCCCTCGCGGCTGACGCTCGCGGACCTGTCCCAGCATCCGGCGCCGGGGCAGCTCGTCGCGAACGACATCGGCCGCGTCGTGGTGCGCACGGCCGAACCGCTGGCCCTCGACGCGTACGCCGACTCCCGCCGTACCGGATCGTTCCTCCTGATCGACCCGGCCGACGGCACCACACTGAGCGCCGGCATGGCAGGCTCCGCCTTCGCGGAGAAGGCCGCCGAGGCGGCGGCCGAGACGGCCGACGGGGCCGCGGACGACGAGGGCTGGGACTTCTGATGTCCACAGGACTGCGCAACGTCTACGCGACGTTCGCGAAGGAGGGCGGCCGGGTGGGCAGTGGCGCGCTCGGGGCCGGAACCGGCGGTGTGTCGCGATGTGTGCGATGACGTACGCGCACCGCTCGCGCGCCCACGCCCCCCACTTGTCCTGTCCGCACCGACCTCCATCAGCCGATGTACCGGCCGCGCCCCCGTGATCACCGAGGGTGCCTGTGCCGGGCCACCGAGAGGACCAGCCTCCCGATGTCCGTTCTCCGTACCCCCGCGCGCCGACGCCTGGCCGTCGCCGCCGCCCTGCCCTTGACCGCGCTGCTCATCACCTCCTGCGGCTACGGTTCGAAGGCCGACAAGAGCGCCGCCGCCTCGCCCGCGGCGAGCACCGGCGGCAAGAAGCTGTCGGCCGACCAGGTCAGGATCGGCTACTTCCCGAACCTGACGCACGCCACGGCCCTCGTCGGTGTCCAGCGCGGCATCTTCCAGAAGGACCTGGGCGGTACGCAGCTCAAGGGCACCACCTTCAACGCGGGCCCGTCCGAGGTCGAGGCGCTCAACGCGGGCAGCATCGACATCGGCTTCATCGGACCCTCCCCCGCCATCAACGCGTACACCCAGTCGGGCGGCAAGAGCCTGCGGATCATCGGCGGTTCGGCCTCCGGCGGCGTCAAGCTGGTGGTCAACCCGAAGAAGATCACGTCCGAGAGCGACCTCAAGGGCAAGAAGATAGCGACGCCGCAGCTGGGGAACACGCAGGACGTGGCGTTCCTCAACTGGCTGAACACCAAGGGCTGGAAGGTCGACCCGCAGTCCGGCAAGGGCGCGGTGTCGGTCGTCCGCGAGGACAACAGTGTGACCGTGGACGCCTTCAAGACCGGGGCGATCGACGGCGCGTGGGTGCCCGAGCCGACGGCGTCGCAGCTGCTCGGGGAGGGCGGCAAGACGCTCATCGACGAGTCCGACCTGTGGCCCGGCAAGAAGTTCGTGATCACCAACATCGTGGTGTCGCAGTCGTTCCTGAAGGCCCACCCGGACGTCGTCCAGGCGGTTCTCAAGGGCTCCGTCGACACCAACAAGTGGATCAACGCGAACGAGGACCAGGCGAAGGCGTCCGCCAACGACGCGCTGAAGTCCCTGTCCGGCAAGGCACTCAAGCCGTCCGTCCTCGACTCGGCCTGGCCGTCGATCAAGATCACGGATGACCCGCTGGCGGCCACGCTGCAGGCCGAGGCGAACCACGCCGTCACGGCGGGCCTCCTCAAGAAGCCGGACCTCAAGGGCATCTACGACCTGGACCCGCTGAACAAGGTGCTCGCCTCCGAGGGACAGCCGGCCGTCTCCGACGCGGGACTCGGCACCCACTAGCCGCCCGGGCGCGTACGCACCGACCGTACGCGCCCCGTGCGGTTCCCCGCACCCGTCCGCATCCCATCCAACGCCACGACCGCTCCCAGGAGGTGACGACCATGGCGTCCTCGCTCGTCAAGGCCGCCGACGAGACCCCGGCGGTGGAGCACGCCGCCCGGATCGACCACGTCTCGAAGGCATTCGGCACGGCCGCCGGCCGGCAGCTCGTCCTCGACGACATCACCCTCGATGTCGCACCCGGCGAGTTCGTCACCCTGCTGGGGGCGTCCGGCTGCGGCAAGTCGACGCTGCTCGGGCTCGTCGCGGGGCTCGACGAGCCCACGGCGGGCACGATCAGCACCGAGGGCAGGCCCGCCCTGATGTTCCAGGAGCACGCCCTCTTCCCATGGCTGACCGCGGGCAAGAACATCGAGCTGGCGCTTCGGCTGCGCGGCGTCCCGCGGCAGGAGCGGCGTGCCGAGGCAGAACGGCTGCTCGAACTGGTGCGGCTGAAGGGCGCGTACGGCAAGCGCGTGCACGAACTGTCCGGCGGCATGCGCCAGCGCGTCGCACTGGCCAGGGCGCTGGCGCAGGACAGCAGGCTGCTCCTGATGGACGAGCCGTTCGCCGCGCTCGACGCCATCACCCGGGACGTCCTGCACGACGAGCTGACCCGGATCTGGCGCGAGACCGATGTGTCCATCCTCTTCGTCACGCACAACGTGCGTGAGGCGGTACGGCTCGCCCAGCGGGTTGTCCTGCTGTCCTCGCGCCCCGGCAAGGTGGCACGGGTGTGGCAGGTCGACATCCCGCAGCCGCGCCGCATCGAGGACCCGGCGGTCGCCGCGCTGTCCGTCGAGATCACCGAACAACTCCGTGGGGAGATCCGCCGCCATGGCCAGCACTGACACGACACCGCCCGATACGGCGGAAGCGGACGCGCGAGGCCGGCAGCAGGACCTCGCGGGGCTCGAAGCCGGACTCGACGCGCTGGAGACCTCCGGCCCCCTCCGGGTGCCGCTGCGGCGCACCCTGGTCAGCAAGGTGCTGCCGCCCCTCACGGCGGTGGTACTGGTCCTGGTGGTGTGGGAGCTGCTGGTACTGGGGCACGTCGCGCCCAGCTACAAGCTGCCCTCGCCGGGCGCCGTGTGGGGCGAGGTGAGCGACGCGTGGGAGCAGGGC
Encoded proteins:
- a CDS encoding aliphatic sulfonate ABC transporter substrate-binding protein yields the protein MSVLRTPARRRLAVAAALPLTALLITSCGYGSKADKSAAASPAASTGGKKLSADQVRIGYFPNLTHATALVGVQRGIFQKDLGGTQLKGTTFNAGPSEVEALNAGSIDIGFIGPSPAINAYTQSGGKSLRIIGGSASGGVKLVVNPKKITSESDLKGKKIATPQLGNTQDVAFLNWLNTKGWKVDPQSGKGAVSVVREDNSVTVDAFKTGAIDGAWVPEPTASQLLGEGGKTLIDESDLWPGKKFVITNIVVSQSFLKAHPDVVQAVLKGSVDTNKWINANEDQAKASANDALKSLSGKALKPSVLDSAWPSIKITDDPLAATLQAEANHAVTAGLLKKPDLKGIYDLDPLNKVLASEGQPAVSDAGLGTH
- a CDS encoding ABC transporter ATP-binding protein, with the translated sequence MASSLVKAADETPAVEHAARIDHVSKAFGTAAGRQLVLDDITLDVAPGEFVTLLGASGCGKSTLLGLVAGLDEPTAGTISTEGRPALMFQEHALFPWLTAGKNIELALRLRGVPRQERRAEAERLLELVRLKGAYGKRVHELSGGMRQRVALARALAQDSRLLLMDEPFAALDAITRDVLHDELTRIWRETDVSILFVTHNVREAVRLAQRVVLLSSRPGKVARVWQVDIPQPRRIEDPAVAALSVEITEQLRGEIRRHGQH
- a CDS encoding sulfate adenylyltransferase subunit 1 is translated as MTTATEQFAEQLSATTLLRFATAGSVDDGKSTLVGRLLHDSKSILSDQLEAVEHASRSRGQEAPDLALLTDGLRAEREQGITIDVAYRYFATTRRRFILADTPGHVQYTRNMVTGASTAELAVVLVDARNGVVEQTRRHAALAALLRVPHVVLAVNKMDLVDYAEPVFARIAAEFTAYAGSLGVPEVTAIPISALAGDNVVEPSAHMDWYGGPTVLEHLETVPVSHDLADCPARFPVQYVIRPQSPEHPDYRGYAGQIASGVLRVGDAVTVLPSGRSSTIEGIDALGESVSVAWAPQSVTLRLADDLDVSRGDLIAPAATAPGTVRDVEATVCHVADRPLTVGQRVLLKHTTRTVKAIVSDIPSRLTLADLSQHPAPGQLVANDIGRVVVRTAEPLALDAYADSRRTGSFLLIDPADGTTLSAGMAGSAFAEKAAEAAAETADGAADDEGWDF